A section of the Nitrospinaceae bacterium genome encodes:
- a CDS encoding peroxidase has product MAIRLGDTAPDFTAETSEGKIEFHKWLGDSWGVLFSHPKDYTPVCTTELGRVANLKGEFDKRNVKVLALSVDPVDSHKGWIKDINETQQCTVNYPIIADPDRKIATMYDMIHPNALDNLTVRTVFVIGPDKKVKLSLTYPASTGRNFDEILRTIDSLQLTANYQVATPVDWKHGEDCVVVPAIKTEDIPAKFPKGHKVIKPYLRTTPQPDL; this is encoded by the coding sequence ATGGCTATCAGATTAGGAGATACGGCGCCAGATTTTACCGCCGAGACTAGCGAGGGAAAGATTGAGTTTCACAAATGGCTGGGAGACAGTTGGGGCGTTCTGTTTTCCCACCCAAAGGATTACACTCCGGTTTGCACCACGGAGCTGGGCCGCGTGGCAAATTTAAAAGGCGAATTTGACAAAAGAAATGTCAAAGTTCTTGCTTTGAGCGTGGATCCGGTCGATTCCCACAAAGGCTGGATCAAGGACATCAACGAAACGCAACAATGCACCGTGAATTACCCCATCATCGCCGATCCGGACAGAAAAATCGCCACCATGTATGATATGATTCACCCGAACGCTTTGGACAATCTGACTGTGCGGACCGTATTTGTGATCGGCCCCGATAAAAAGGTCAAGTTATCCCTGACATACCCTGCTTCCACAGGTAGGAATTTTGATGAAATTCTGCGGACCATCGACTCGTTGCAGTTGACCGCAAATTACCAGGTGGCAACACCCGTCGACTGGAAGCATGGAGAAGATTGTGTGGTGGTCCCCGCCATCAAGACGGAGGATATCCCGGCTAAATTTCCTAAAGGGCATAAGGTCATCAAACCTTATTTAAGGACGACACCGCAACCCGACCTTTAA
- the actIII gene encoding putative ketoacyl reductase: MEKSIVVTGAGQGIGQSIAKLLAEQGFSLLLLGRNVKSLETTRKSLENPESHQSFSCDIRNRDQIHKALTDSGIASLYAVVANAGAGGENHYCEEDRWKEIVDTNLTGSYFTVQECLPFLKKAPDDYKKIVIISSILARLGVPGYSAYCASKAGLLGLMRSLAAELTSDKILVNAICPGWVNTAMAHEGLQGFADALSISKEEACKQAMAQVPLGKMSEPEEIAHLVAFLISDAQTSFTGQTLDINNGALMP; this comes from the coding sequence ATGGAAAAATCGATTGTAGTGACGGGTGCCGGCCAGGGAATCGGGCAGTCCATTGCAAAGCTTCTTGCCGAGCAGGGCTTTTCTCTCCTTCTTTTGGGCCGCAACGTAAAATCTTTGGAAACCACGCGGAAGTCCCTGGAAAATCCTGAATCGCATCAAAGCTTTTCATGCGATATAAGGAACCGGGATCAGATTCATAAAGCGTTGACCGACAGCGGCATAGCATCACTGTACGCCGTCGTCGCCAATGCGGGGGCGGGCGGAGAAAATCATTATTGCGAAGAAGACCGTTGGAAAGAAATCGTCGATACCAACCTCACCGGAAGTTATTTCACGGTGCAGGAATGCCTCCCTTTTCTGAAAAAAGCGCCTGACGATTATAAAAAAATCGTGATCATCTCTTCCATTCTCGCCCGGCTGGGAGTTCCCGGATATTCAGCCTATTGCGCCTCGAAAGCCGGCTTGCTTGGGTTGATGCGGTCTTTGGCGGCAGAGTTGACTTCCGACAAGATCCTGGTGAACGCCATTTGCCCGGGATGGGTCAACACCGCCATGGCGCATGAGGGGCTTCAAGGCTTCGCCGACGCACTCAGCATTTCCAAGGAAGAAGCCTGCAAACAGGCGATGGCCCAGGTTCCGCTCGGGAAAATGTCCGAACCGGAAGAAATCGCCCATTTAGTCGCGTTTCTCATTTCAGACGCGCAAACCTCGTTCACCGGGCAGACTCTGGATATCAATAACGGCGCCCTGATGCCGTGA
- a CDS encoding peptidase S66 has protein sequence MSESKKLIQPKKLEKGDRVGVVAPAGPVDPDLLEKGLAVLKKMKLVPLLGKHVLSRRKYLAGRDEDRAEDLMSMFENQDVKAIICARGGYGVNRLLPWLKPKVIRENPKIFVGASDITLLLLYLYQKCSLVGFHGPMVAGNFGQYAMKKSRKQFLNLLTGQPEGQTMVSPQARVLHPGVARGEIIGGCLTLLCRSLKTPFEVKTANKILLIEDVNEAPYRVDGMLWQLKAAGKFKGIKGIILGEMVNCHLQKTRNGLSKQMYQELFDELSVPIVSNFPVGHGKEMWTLPFGVEATLDAEAKSIRLKHCGVK, from the coding sequence ATGAGTGAATCTAAAAAGTTGATTCAGCCTAAAAAGCTGGAAAAGGGGGATAGGGTGGGTGTTGTGGCTCCCGCCGGTCCGGTGGACCCCGATCTTTTGGAAAAAGGGTTGGCGGTTCTGAAAAAGATGAAGCTCGTACCCCTACTGGGTAAACACGTTTTATCGCGCCGGAAGTATCTGGCCGGGAGGGATGAAGATCGCGCGGAAGATCTGATGTCCATGTTTGAAAATCAGGACGTCAAAGCCATTATTTGCGCCAGGGGGGGGTACGGGGTGAATCGCCTGCTTCCCTGGTTGAAACCGAAAGTCATTCGTGAGAATCCAAAAATTTTCGTGGGAGCCAGCGACATCACTCTGCTTTTACTCTATCTATATCAAAAATGTTCGCTGGTTGGGTTTCACGGTCCGATGGTGGCAGGGAATTTTGGCCAGTACGCCATGAAGAAATCGAGAAAACAGTTTTTGAATCTTCTGACCGGTCAACCCGAAGGTCAAACGATGGTGTCTCCTCAGGCGCGCGTCCTCCATCCTGGTGTCGCCAGGGGGGAAATCATCGGTGGATGTCTCACTCTGCTTTGCCGGTCGCTGAAAACCCCTTTTGAGGTGAAAACCGCCAACAAAATTCTGTTGATCGAGGATGTTAATGAAGCGCCTTACCGGGTCGACGGTATGCTCTGGCAATTGAAAGCCGCTGGAAAATTCAAAGGCATTAAAGGAATCATTCTTGGGGAGATGGTCAACTGCCATCTGCAAAAAACAAGAAATGGCTTGTCGAAGCAAATGTATCAGGAACTATTCGACGAATTATCCGTCCCGATCGTCAGCAATTTCCCCGTCGGCCACGGAAAGGAAATGTGGACCCTGCCTTTTGGTGTAGAAGCCACCCTCGATGCGGAAGCAAAATCCATCCGCTTGAAACACTGCGGCGTGAAGTGA
- the rfbC gene encoding dTDP-4-dehydrorhamnose 3,5-epimerase produces MDLKKNMKVIKTELENVLIIEPKVHSDSRGSFFESYVKKKYEDCGIKDEFLQDNHSISRKGVLRGLHFQEDPWQIKLVRVIRGEVFDVAVDIRKGSPTFGKWSGVKLSEENHRQLYIPAGFAHGFCVLSETAEFLYKCSEYYAPSGERGILWNDPDIGIAWPVKDPILSEKDARLPLLRDL; encoded by the coding sequence TTGGATTTGAAAAAAAATATGAAGGTCATCAAAACAGAACTGGAAAATGTTTTAATCATTGAACCCAAGGTGCATTCCGACTCCCGGGGTTCCTTTTTTGAAAGTTATGTCAAAAAGAAATATGAAGATTGCGGAATCAAGGATGAATTTCTCCAGGATAATCATTCCATTTCCAGGAAGGGCGTCCTCAGGGGACTGCATTTTCAAGAGGACCCCTGGCAGATCAAATTGGTGCGGGTCATTCGTGGAGAAGTGTTTGACGTGGCGGTGGATATCCGAAAAGGATCGCCAACATTTGGAAAGTGGAGCGGGGTAAAGCTTTCTGAAGAAAACCACCGGCAACTCTACATCCCTGCCGGGTTCGCGCATGGGTTTTGTGTGTTGAGTGAAACCGCGGAATTTCTTTATAAATGCTCGGAATATTATGCCCCTTCAGGAGAACGCGGGATTCTCTGGAACGATCCTGATATTGGCATTGCCTGGCCTGTCAAAGACCCCATCTTGTCGGAAAAGGATGCCAGACTTCCCCTCCTGCGTGATCTTTGA
- the fliC_3 gene encoding flagellin, with the protein MPVRIFNNIPSLNAQRILGQNNDRLAQSVERIASGIRINRGADDAAGLAISEALRSDIRALRQAVRNSNDGISLINVTEGALNEQSSILIRLRELASQAATGTVGSTERATIQLEFSALRNEVDRIAATTEFNGQKLVDGSLASSVASANHILIQVGIDSTADSRIDLNQEVNLQAITSTSLGIESLSVTSAGNALTALDTINSSIATVTAARGAVGAVQNRLVRTVANLSITVENLQSAESAIRDADIAEEVALLTRNQILVQSATAMVGQANLIPQSVLQLLG; encoded by the coding sequence ATGCCAGTTCGAATCTTCAACAATATTCCCTCGCTCAATGCCCAAAGAATATTGGGTCAAAATAACGATCGACTTGCGCAGTCGGTAGAAAGAATCGCATCCGGAATCCGGATCAACCGTGGCGCCGACGACGCCGCGGGTCTCGCCATATCCGAAGCATTACGTTCCGATATTCGCGCCCTCAGACAAGCCGTTAGAAATTCCAACGACGGTATTTCCTTGATCAATGTCACGGAAGGCGCGCTCAACGAACAATCATCGATTCTCATTCGTCTCCGCGAGTTGGCTTCCCAGGCCGCGACCGGAACCGTCGGTTCTACAGAACGCGCAACGATCCAATTGGAGTTCAGCGCTCTCAGAAATGAAGTCGACAGAATCGCTGCCACAACCGAGTTCAACGGCCAGAAGCTGGTCGATGGTTCTCTCGCATCATCTGTTGCCAGCGCCAATCACATTCTCATTCAGGTAGGCATCGACAGCACAGCCGATAGCCGGATCGACCTGAATCAGGAAGTGAACCTGCAAGCGATCACTTCAACCAGCCTTGGTATCGAGAGCCTGAGCGTGACCTCTGCAGGAAATGCGCTGACGGCCCTGGACACCATCAACAGTTCCATAGCCACAGTGACTGCGGCTCGCGGCGCGGTCGGCGCGGTTCAGAACCGCCTGGTTCGTACCGTCGCCAACCTTTCCATCACCGTGGAAAACCTGCAGTCGGCGGAATCGGCCATCCGGGACGCGGACATCGCCGAAGAAGTCGCTCTGTTGACGCGGAATCAAATCCTCGTTCAGTCCGCAACAGCCATGGTGGGCCAGGCCAACCTGATCCCTCAATCGGTCCTGCAGCTGCTGGGCTAA
- a CDS encoding ferritin gives MVITIEKLIEELNKDLEWEYASAVQYVQHASMIKGAQYKSIQEELLIHSQEEMQHAVMVSDQIEFLGGVPSIKIEERKISKDSLTMLKQDLEGEDIAIKRYRERIGQAEELGEYGLRRVLEDILIQEEEHKRDLVDAIEK, from the coding sequence ATGGTTATCACAATAGAAAAACTAATTGAGGAATTGAATAAAGATCTGGAATGGGAATATGCATCCGCGGTGCAGTACGTGCAACACGCTTCTATGATTAAAGGCGCTCAATATAAATCCATTCAAGAAGAATTACTAATACATTCTCAGGAGGAAATGCAACACGCCGTTATGGTTTCCGACCAGATAGAATTTTTAGGCGGCGTTCCCTCGATCAAAATCGAGGAGCGAAAAATATCCAAAGACAGCCTCACTATGCTTAAGCAGGATCTGGAAGGGGAAGATATCGCCATCAAACGCTACAGAGAACGGATTGGGCAGGCTGAGGAGTTGGGCGAGTATGGGTTGCGCCGGGTTCTGGAGGATATCCTGATTCAAGAAGAAGAACACAAGCGCGACCTGGTGGATGCAATTGAAAAATAA
- the fliC_2 gene encoding flagellin codes for MPVRIFNNIASLNAQRILGNNNDRLAQSVERIASGIRINRGADDAAGLAISEALRSDIRALRQGIRNANDGISLINVAEGALNEQSSILIRLRELSSQAATGTVGSTERATIQLEFTALRNEIDRIANTAEFNGQKLVDGSLASSVSSGSQILIQIGIDSSTNSRINLNTEVNLGAITASSLSIDVLSVTTAGAALTALDSINTAIATVTAGRGAVGAVQNRLVRSISNQSISVENLQAAESAIRDADIAEEVALLTRNQILVQTATASVGQANLIPQSVLQLLG; via the coding sequence ATGCCTGTACGAATTTTCAACAACATAGCTTCGCTCAACGCCCAGAGGATTCTGGGCAACAACAATGACCGTCTTGCCCAATCGGTAGAACGTATTGCATCCGGTATCCGGATCAACCGTGGCGCCGACGACGCGGCGGGTCTCGCCATTTCAGAAGCCCTTCGGTCCGACATCCGGGCACTTCGACAAGGGATTCGAAACGCCAACGACGGAATTTCTCTCATCAACGTCGCGGAAGGCGCCCTCAACGAACAATCCTCGATTCTCATCCGTCTTCGCGAGCTGTCTTCCCAGGCGGCTACCGGAACCGTTGGGTCCACGGAGCGCGCGACCATCCAACTGGAGTTCACGGCCCTCAGGAACGAAATCGACCGTATTGCAAATACCGCGGAGTTCAACGGCCAAAAACTGGTCGATGGTTCCCTCGCATCCTCGGTTTCTTCAGGTAGTCAGATCCTGATTCAGATCGGCATCGACAGCTCAACGAACAGCCGCATCAACCTCAACACAGAAGTGAATCTCGGCGCGATCACCGCGTCCAGCCTGTCCATCGACGTACTTTCCGTGACCACAGCCGGGGCGGCATTGACAGCGCTGGATTCGATCAACACGGCAATCGCTACAGTAACCGCAGGACGGGGAGCGGTGGGAGCGGTACAAAACCGGTTGGTTCGGTCGATTTCAAATCAGTCGATTTCGGTTGAAAACTTGCAAGCCGCGGAGTCCGCAATTCGTGACGCAGACATCGCCGAAGAAGTGGCCCTTTTGACACGGAATCAGATTCTGGTGCAAACGGCAACCGCATCGGTGGGACAGGCCAACTTGATCCCGCAATCGGTGTTACAGCTGCTCGGTTAA
- a CDS encoding sigma-54-dependent Fis family transcriptional regulator produces the protein MAKYYRDRGWLVELATSISQAHELVVDGDWSPHVILANLGFSDGKILDHLEELQSNIKFSEWIFIVDEADATDLDKVEELAYDFLQKPFEQKRLDILVGRAQRAARCNQRLESFSSLSKKKYQIDAYLGNSEPVQKLKSMLADLTKIEISAMIISGETGTGKGLVARILHYASDLRKDGPLVEMNCAGLPKELMESEMFGHEAGAFTGAKSRHRGYMEQADGGTLFMDEIGDMPMDLQAKLLKAIEDKKIRRVGGERELNLDVQIITASGIDLKEAIEKGGFRSDLYHRLAVFCLALPPLRTRKSDLVELVPSIIAEFNSKANKRVKVISDEIWKDLLDYDWPGNIRELRNVIERCVLLSTDENLPGQWLQLKNSCSPTPETLVKESSSEEASCPINDNSRVTIPLDGSMSLEEMDKHIIRTALEQNSFNVMETARSLGTTRETLRYRIQKYDLKNGR, from the coding sequence TTGGCTAAATATTATCGTGACCGGGGTTGGCTGGTAGAATTAGCAACCAGCATTTCGCAGGCACATGAATTGGTGGTGGATGGTGACTGGTCACCCCATGTCATCCTCGCCAATCTGGGATTTTCTGACGGGAAAATTCTGGATCATCTTGAAGAACTGCAAAGTAATATTAAATTTTCTGAATGGATATTCATTGTAGACGAAGCCGATGCAACAGACCTCGATAAGGTGGAGGAACTCGCTTATGATTTTCTGCAAAAACCTTTTGAACAAAAACGGTTAGACATACTGGTCGGACGAGCGCAACGAGCTGCGCGCTGTAACCAGCGGTTAGAATCTTTTTCCTCCCTCAGTAAAAAGAAATATCAAATAGACGCCTATCTAGGCAATAGCGAGCCGGTCCAGAAATTAAAATCCATGCTTGCGGATCTGACCAAGATAGAAATCAGCGCGATGATCATCAGTGGTGAGACCGGTACCGGAAAAGGGCTTGTCGCTCGAATTCTTCATTATGCCAGCGATCTGCGTAAAGACGGGCCGCTCGTAGAAATGAATTGTGCCGGACTTCCCAAGGAACTGATGGAGTCGGAGATGTTTGGCCACGAAGCAGGAGCCTTTACCGGAGCCAAATCTCGCCATCGCGGCTATATGGAACAAGCCGATGGCGGCACGCTGTTCATGGATGAAATCGGAGATATGCCGATGGATTTGCAGGCAAAATTGCTCAAGGCCATTGAGGATAAAAAGATCCGGCGAGTCGGGGGAGAACGGGAACTCAATCTCGATGTACAGATCATCACCGCATCGGGCATCGATCTCAAGGAGGCTATCGAAAAGGGAGGGTTCCGCAGTGACCTGTACCACCGACTTGCGGTTTTTTGTCTGGCACTGCCTCCGCTACGAACCAGAAAAAGTGACCTCGTTGAACTGGTTCCCAGCATCATTGCGGAATTCAATAGCAAAGCAAACAAGCGTGTGAAAGTGATTTCCGATGAGATCTGGAAAGATTTACTAGACTACGATTGGCCGGGCAATATCCGGGAGTTGCGCAATGTTATTGAACGGTGTGTCCTGCTTTCAACGGACGAGAACCTCCCCGGACAGTGGTTGCAACTCAAGAACTCTTGTTCCCCCACCCCAGAAACTCTCGTTAAGGAGAGTTCTTCTGAAGAGGCCAGTTGCCCTATAAACGACAACAGCCGTGTCACTATTCCCCTGGATGGGAGCATGTCTTTAGAAGAGATGGACAAGCATATCATTCGAACCGCTCTGGAACAAAACAGCTTTAATGTCATGGAAACCGCCCGCAGTCTGGGAACGACACGGGAAACTCTCAGATACCGAATTCAAAAATACGATCTTAAAAACGGTCGTTAA
- the hisA gene encoding 1-(5-phosphoribosyl)-5-[(5-phosphoribosylamino) me thylideneamino] imidazole-4-carboxamide isomerase, translated as MMRIIPAVDIKNGKCVRLIQGKADQETVYSDDPVAMACHWDEEGARLIHVVDLDGAFDGKPKNAELIKDIIYNSSVDIQVGGGIRTMEAIEIYVNAGAYRVILGTIAQSNPQFVEDACKRFPGKVTVGIDARDGYVAVKGWTEVSDKKATDLVQQMEPLGVNGFIFTDISRDGMLQGPNLASIREFAEATKLPVTASGGVGSLADISNLMALEPHGVTGVITGKALYDKSVSLREALKLVADDAG; from the coding sequence ATGATGAGAATCATTCCCGCTGTGGATATTAAAAACGGCAAGTGCGTCCGCCTGATTCAGGGAAAAGCCGACCAGGAGACCGTTTACTCCGACGACCCGGTCGCCATGGCCTGTCACTGGGACGAAGAAGGCGCAAGGCTCATCCACGTGGTGGACCTCGACGGGGCTTTCGACGGCAAACCCAAAAACGCCGAATTGATTAAAGATATCATCTACAACAGTTCGGTCGACATTCAGGTCGGAGGCGGCATCCGCACTATGGAAGCCATCGAAATTTATGTCAATGCCGGGGCGTACCGGGTGATATTGGGAACCATCGCGCAGAGCAATCCACAATTCGTGGAAGACGCTTGCAAACGCTTTCCCGGAAAAGTCACCGTCGGCATCGACGCCAGAGACGGGTATGTCGCCGTGAAAGGCTGGACCGAAGTCTCCGACAAAAAGGCCACGGACCTGGTGCAACAAATGGAACCCTTGGGAGTGAACGGCTTTATTTTTACCGATATCAGCAGAGACGGAATGCTGCAAGGCCCCAACCTGGCCAGCATCCGCGAATTCGCCGAAGCCACGAAACTGCCCGTGACCGCCTCCGGCGGAGTGGGCAGTCTGGCGGATATATCAAACCTCATGGCACTGGAGCCGCACGGAGTGACCGGCGTCATCACCGGAAAGGCCCTTTATGACAAAAGCGTCTCCCTTCGCGAGGCGCTCAAACTGGTGGCGGATGATGCTGGCTAA
- the fliC_5 gene encoding flagellin, whose protein sequence is MSLKIFNNISSLNAQRSLETNRSQLGASIARISSGIRINNSSDGAAELAISESLNSDVQTLKQGARNLNDGLALINTIDGALNEQAGILIRLRELASQAATGTIGDTERETIQLEFDALRNELDRIANTTEFNGQKLIDGSLAADAVEQVVLQIGLDSSTDSRINLNETLNVTAVTSQALSLDDESIVTQGNALNAIEDLTSAIDTLNEIRGRVGANQNQLTRALNNLNVSIEGLSTALTTIRDADLAVELASLTKNQILVQSGAAMVGQSNLTPQAVLTLL, encoded by the coding sequence ATGTCATTGAAAATTTTTAACAACATATCTTCTCTCAATGCCCAGAGATCGCTGGAAACCAACCGGTCGCAACTAGGGGCTTCCATCGCCCGCATTTCTTCAGGCATTCGCATCAACAACAGCTCGGATGGAGCCGCGGAACTCGCTATTTCCGAAAGCTTGAACTCCGATGTGCAAACTCTAAAACAAGGCGCCAGAAATCTCAACGACGGCTTGGCGCTGATTAACACGATCGACGGAGCCTTGAACGAACAGGCCGGCATCCTCATCCGTTTACGCGAACTGGCTTCCCAGGCCGCAACCGGAACCATCGGCGATACGGAACGGGAAACCATTCAGTTGGAGTTCGACGCACTGCGCAATGAGTTGGACCGGATCGCAAACACCACCGAGTTTAACGGGCAAAAACTCATTGATGGCTCTCTGGCCGCCGATGCCGTTGAACAGGTTGTTTTGCAAATCGGACTCGACTCCTCTACAGACAGTCGAATCAATTTGAATGAAACCCTGAATGTCACAGCGGTCACATCACAAGCCCTCAGTTTAGATGACGAATCCATTGTCACACAGGGAAACGCCTTGAATGCCATAGAGGATTTAACCAGTGCCATTGATACCCTCAACGAAATCAGAGGCCGGGTGGGAGCCAATCAGAACCAGTTGACCCGGGCCTTGAACAACTTGAATGTATCGATCGAAGGCTTGAGCACTGCCTTGACTACCATTCGGGACGCGGACCTGGCGGTTGAACTGGCAAGTTTGACCAAGAACCAGATTCTGGTCCAGTCGGGAGCGGCCATGGTGGGTCAGTCCAACCTGACGCCGCAAGCGGTCCTGACTCTGCTTTAA
- the fliC_4 gene encoding flagellin — MPIRIFNNIPSLNAQRILGINNDRLAISVERIASGIRINRGADDAAGLAISEALRSDIRALRQAIRNANDGISLINVTEGALNEQSGILIRLRELSSQAATGTVGSTERQTIQLEFDALRNEIDRIAATTEFNGQKLVDGSLASSVVAANQILIQVGIDSSSNSRINLNAEVDLQAITSSSLGIDTLSVTTAGAALTALEQLNSSISVVTQGRGKVGAVQNRLVRTIANLSITVENLSAAESAIRDADIAEEVAFLTRNQILVQAATAMVGQANLIPQAVLQLLQ, encoded by the coding sequence ATGCCCATCAGGATCTTCAACAACATTCCCTCGCTCAACGCCCAAAGAATATTGGGCATCAACAATGATCGATTGGCGATATCGGTGGAACGGATTGCTTCAGGAATCCGGATCAACCGGGGCGCCGACGATGCCGCGGGTCTCGCCATATCGGAAGCATTGCGATCTGACATTCGAGCCCTGCGTCAAGCCATAAGAAATGCCAACGACGGCATATCCCTGATCAACGTTACCGAAGGCGCCTTGAACGAACAGTCCGGTATCCTCATCCGGCTCCGGGAGCTTTCTTCCCAGGCCGCAACGGGAACCGTCGGTTCTACCGAACGCCAAACCATCCAGTTGGAATTCGACGCGCTTCGAAACGAGATCGACCGAATCGCGGCCACCACGGAATTCAATGGACAGAAACTGGTCGATGGTTCTCTCGCTTCCTCAGTTGTCGCCGCCAATCAGATTTTGATTCAGGTGGGAATCGATTCCTCGTCCAACAGCAGGATCAACCTGAACGCGGAAGTGGATTTGCAGGCCATCACCTCGTCCAGCCTGGGGATAGACACGCTAAGTGTGACCACAGCCGGGGCGGCGCTCACGGCGCTCGAACAGTTGAATTCTTCCATATCCGTGGTTACCCAGGGACGGGGTAAGGTTGGCGCGGTGCAGAATCGATTAGTGCGTACAATCGCCAATCTTTCCATCACCGTCGAAAACCTGTCCGCTGCGGAATCCGCCATTCGAGATGCGGACATCGCCGAAGAAGTCGCGTTCCTGACGCGGAACCAGATTCTGGTGCAGGCGGCGACCGCAATGGTCGGGCAGGCCAATCTGATTCCTCAGGCGGTTTTGCAGTTGCTCCAGTAG
- the hisF gene encoding imidazole glycerol phosphate synthase subunit HisF, protein MLAKRVIPCLDVKDGRVVKGVKFVDLRDAGDPVEIAAAYEQEGADELTFLDITASHENRDTILDVVAHTADKVFMPLTVGGGVRKIEDIRNLLKAGADKVAINTAAVHNPEFVEQAAKRFGSQCIVVAIDAKQANPEKPPTSPSLDWHSHHPDLFITEKTVHPIWEVFTHGGRNPTGIDAVKWAKQMESFGAGEILLTSMDRDGTKAGYDLPLNRSLSEAVGIPVIASGGAGTLEHLYEGIVEGKADAVLAASIFHFKEFTIGETKKYLQSKNIPVRI, encoded by the coding sequence ATGCTGGCTAAACGCGTCATCCCCTGTTTGGATGTGAAAGACGGCCGCGTCGTCAAAGGCGTCAAATTCGTCGACCTTCGGGACGCCGGAGACCCCGTCGAAATCGCCGCCGCTTACGAGCAGGAAGGCGCCGATGAGCTGACGTTTCTGGACATCACCGCGTCGCACGAAAACCGCGACACGATTCTCGATGTGGTGGCCCACACGGCGGATAAGGTTTTCATGCCCTTGACCGTTGGCGGCGGAGTGCGAAAAATCGAAGATATCCGCAACCTGCTCAAAGCCGGAGCCGACAAAGTGGCGATCAACACCGCGGCGGTGCACAACCCGGAGTTCGTCGAACAGGCGGCCAAACGGTTCGGAAGCCAATGCATCGTGGTGGCCATCGATGCCAAACAGGCCAACCCGGAAAAGCCGCCCACCTCCCCCTCGCTCGACTGGCATTCCCATCACCCGGACTTATTCATAACGGAAAAGACGGTTCACCCCATTTGGGAGGTTTTCACTCATGGAGGACGAAACCCGACCGGAATCGACGCTGTGAAATGGGCGAAACAGATGGAATCGTTTGGAGCCGGAGAAATTCTTTTGACCAGCATGGACCGGGACGGAACCAAAGCCGGTTACGACCTGCCGCTCAACCGGAGCCTGTCGGAAGCCGTCGGCATTCCCGTGATCGCCTCCGGCGGCGCCGGAACTTTAGAGCATCTCTATGAAGGAATCGTGGAAGGAAAGGCCGACGCGGTTCTCGCCGCGTCTATTTTTCACTTCAAGGAATTCACCATCGGCGAAACCAAAAAATACCTGCAATCCAAAAACATACCGGTAAGAATCTGA